Proteins encoded by one window of Bactrocera oleae isolate idBacOlea1 chromosome 4, idBacOlea1, whole genome shotgun sequence:
- the LOC106620075 gene encoding serine-aspartate repeat-containing protein I codes for MKATFTVAAVLCAYLLVQSAVALPLSSSSFSESGEAVIQQAQDHKRKLPPIVIDTYMKADSHIKVPEEVAEALATLFFKLQQEQKNKQQKKPVAQPEEPSKDEQPQSDEPSKVDQPEQGEEPSKDEQPASAEQPASAEQPASAEEPASAEEPASAEEPAQSQEPAAAEEPAQSQEPAAAEEPAESQEPAAAEEPAQSQEPATAEEPAQSQEPAAAEEPAQSQEPAAAEEPAQSQEPAAAEEPAQSQEPAAAEEPAQSEQ; via the coding sequence ATGAAAGCCACTTTCACCGTTGCCGCTGTGCTTTGCGCCTACTTATTGGTCCAATCGGCCGTAGCATTGCCCTTGTCTTCTTCTTCCTTTTCTGAATCAGGAGAAGCTGTTATTCAACAGGCACAGGACCACAAGAGGAAGCTGCCCCCAATTGTTATTGATACTTATATGAAGGCCGATTCCCACATTAAAGTACCTGAGGAAGTTGCCGAAGCTCTAGCCACATTGTTCTTCAAGTTGCAACAAGAACAGAAGAATAAGCAACAGAAAAAACCAGTTGCTCAGCCTGAGGAGCCGTCAAAGGATGAACAGCCACAGAGCGATGAGCCATCAAAGGTAGACCAACCCGAACAAGGTGAGGAACCGTCAAAGGATGAGCAGCCTGCATCAGCTGAACAGCCAGCTTCAGCTGAACAGCCAGCATCTGCTGAAGAGCCAGCATCAGCCGAAGAGCCAGCATCAGCTGAAGAGCCAGCGCAAAGCCAGGAACCAGCAGCAGCCGAAGAGCCAGCACAAAGCCAGGAACCAGCAGCAGCCGAAGAGCCAGCAGAAAGCCAGGAACCAGCAGCAGCTGAAGAGCCAGCTCAAAGCCAGGAACCAGCAACAGCCGAAGAGCCAGCGCAAAGCCAGGAACCAGCAGCAGCCGAAGAGCCAGCACAAAGCCAGGAACCAGCAGCAGCCGAAGAGCCAGCACAAAGCCAGGAACCAGCAGCAGCTGAAGAGCCAGCTCAAAGCCAGGAACCAGCAGCAGCCGAAGAGCCAGCTCAGAGCGAAcagtaa